In Anguilla rostrata isolate EN2019 chromosome 1, ASM1855537v3, whole genome shotgun sequence, a genomic segment contains:
- the LOC135233492 gene encoding uncharacterized protein LOC135233492 isoform X2 codes for MISLFIVLLIILKYQTAEGLVNPALIVFKDIGQNVTIHSRDKEISLYDTSVSWYHLRPSGKMEQITNFYPYKLKDGRYRGELRVDSKDAHLTVSSATIGDSGRSFAAVFSEKDLKLGSSTVVAVIDPKSLPVMRVFLGCTGTILCELKGGGPHWSDPQWETDDANDGLTLSEAKAKTFVDEHGAFIQSSILSLKDRIHGLNCVCRHSTGVIIRTRVMQDNAASGKDQCQLLRYLFPLAVVLLLVTVTASVLWA; via the exons ATGATTTCGTTATTCATAGTTTTGCTGATTATCCTCAAGTACC AAACTGCTGAAGGTTTGGTTAACCCTGCTCTTATAGTATTCAAGGACATAGGGCAAAATGTGACCATCCACAGCCGTGACAAAGAAATATCGCTTTATGACACATCCGTCAGCTGGTACCATCTGAGACCGAGTGGAAAGATGGAGCAAATAACTAATTTCTACCCTTACAAGTTAAAGGACGGTCGTTACAGGGGAGAGCTTCGCGTGGACTCTAAGGATGCGCATCTAACCGTCTCCAGTGCAACAATCGGCGACTCCGGACGCAGCTTCGCCGCGGTGTTTTCTGAAAAAGACTTAAAACTGGGTTCCTCCACAGTTGTAGCCGTAATAG aTCCCAAGAGCCTCCCTGTAATGCGTGTCTTCCTCGGTTGCACAGGAACCATTCTATGTGAATTGAAAGGCGGGGGTCCACACTGGAGTGATCCTCAGTGGGAAACAGATGATGCCAATGACGGGCTGACGTTGTCGGAGGCCAAAGCTAAAACTTTTGTAGATGAGCACGGCGCATTCATACAGTCCTCCATCCTCTCTTTGAAAGACAGGATCCATGGTTTGAACTGTGTATGTAGGCACAGCACTGGAGTCATTATTCGAACCCGGGTCATGCAAGAta ATGCTGCTTCAGGCAAGGATCAGTGCCAGCTGCTGCGGTACCTATTTCCCCTGgctgtggtgctgctgctggtgacTGTGACAGCCAGTGTGCTGTGGGCCTGA
- the LOC135233492 gene encoding uncharacterized protein LOC135233492 isoform X3: MISLFIVLLIILKYQTAEGLVNPALIVFKDIGQNVTIHSRDKEISLYDTSVSWYHLRPSGKMEQITNFYPYKLKDGRYRGELRVDSKDAHLTVSSATIGDSGRSFAAVFSEKDLKLGSSTVVAVIDPKSLPVMRVFLGCTGTILCELKGGGPHWSDPQWETDDANDGLTLSEAKAKTFVDEHGAFIQSSILSLKDRIHGLNCVCRHSTGVIIRTRVMQDSKDQCQLLRYLFPLAVVLLLVTVTASVLWA; this comes from the exons ATGATTTCGTTATTCATAGTTTTGCTGATTATCCTCAAGTACC AAACTGCTGAAGGTTTGGTTAACCCTGCTCTTATAGTATTCAAGGACATAGGGCAAAATGTGACCATCCACAGCCGTGACAAAGAAATATCGCTTTATGACACATCCGTCAGCTGGTACCATCTGAGACCGAGTGGAAAGATGGAGCAAATAACTAATTTCTACCCTTACAAGTTAAAGGACGGTCGTTACAGGGGAGAGCTTCGCGTGGACTCTAAGGATGCGCATCTAACCGTCTCCAGTGCAACAATCGGCGACTCCGGACGCAGCTTCGCCGCGGTGTTTTCTGAAAAAGACTTAAAACTGGGTTCCTCCACAGTTGTAGCCGTAATAG aTCCCAAGAGCCTCCCTGTAATGCGTGTCTTCCTCGGTTGCACAGGAACCATTCTATGTGAATTGAAAGGCGGGGGTCCACACTGGAGTGATCCTCAGTGGGAAACAGATGATGCCAATGACGGGCTGACGTTGTCGGAGGCCAAAGCTAAAACTTTTGTAGATGAGCACGGCGCATTCATACAGTCCTCCATCCTCTCTTTGAAAGACAGGATCCATGGTTTGAACTGTGTATGTAGGCACAGCACTGGAGTCATTATTCGAACCCGGGTCATGCAAGAta GCAAGGATCAGTGCCAGCTGCTGCGGTACCTATTTCCCCTGgctgtggtgctgctgctggtgacTGTGACAGCCAGTGTGCTGTGGGCCTGA
- the LOC135233492 gene encoding uncharacterized protein LOC135233492 isoform X1, translating into MISLFIVLLIILKYQTADPIVFKDIGQSVTIHSRVKEITLYDTSVSWYRLRPSGKMEQITNLYPYKLKDGRYRGELPVNSKDTHLNVSSATIGDSGRSFAAVLSENNLKLGSSKVVAVIDPKSLPAMRVFLGRTGTILCELKGGGPHWSDPQWETDDAKDGLTLSEAKAKTFVDEHGAFIQSSILSLKDRIRGLNCVCRHSTGVIIRTRVMQDNATSVQGSVPASGKDQCQLLLYLSPLAVVLLLVTVTASGLWAWRRRK; encoded by the exons ATGATTTCGTTATTCATAGTTTTGCTGATTATCCTCAAGTACC AAACTGCTGATCCTATAGTATTCAAGGACATAGGGCAAAGTGTGACCATCCACAGCCGTGTCAAAGAAATAACGCTTTATGACACATCCGTCAGCTGGTACCGTCTGAGACCGAGTGGAAAGATGGAGCAAATAACTAATTTATACCCATACAAGTTAAAGGACGGTCGTTACAGGGGAGAGCTTCCCGTGAACTCTAAGGATACGCATCTAAACGTCTCCAGTGCAACAATCGGCGACTCCGGACGCAGCTTCGCCGCGGTGCTTTCTGAAAATAACTTGAAACTGGGTTCCTCCAAAGTTGTAGCCGTAATAG aTCCCAAGAGCCTCCCTGCAATGCGCGTGTTCCTCGGTCGCACAGGAACCATTCTATGTGAATTGAAAGGCGGGGGTCCACACTGGAGTGATCCTCAGTGGGAAACAGATGATGCCAAAGACGGGCTGACGTTGTCGGAGGCCAAAGCTAAAACTTTTGTAGATGAGCACGGCGCATTCATACAGTCCTCCATCCTCTCTTTGAAAGACAGGATCCGTGGTTTGAACTGTGTCTGTAGGCACAGCACTGGAGTCATTATTCGAACCCGGGTCATGCAAGAta ACGCTACTTCAGTGCAAGGATCAGTGCCAGCTTCAGGCAAGGATCAGTGCCAGCTGCTGCTGTACCTGTCTCCCCTGgctgtggtgctgctgctggtgacTGTGACAGCCAGTGGGCTGTGGgcctggagacggaggaagTAG
- the LOC135233399 gene encoding uncharacterized protein LOC135233399 isoform X5, with amino-acid sequence MFHSEWELDFAIIAREGEPELGVQARSLSVSGQSSGEIRPLCSADMPHVLCLLLFVLSCTNSVTCSLIFATTGKDVTLRCQCSKNRNCHEEVIRWVRMDSNESLQIIDNKCEQSHCRFASKTLNGTHVVLLTIAQVEPGDSGRYYCVEHYKRDIQFNDNGTLLMVGDVWTDSSEVDLLNEWTGEGGSPELDWSEAQTPNSSQEFISKWRYETKESALLDVRHTELRCVVTRLSAPWVNIYWQSTRESWEKTGQTWSLTDTERGYRVESQLRIGLKVKSDWEDEDEDEYEYEHEYGYPDYILKEMDFDKMVEMDEELWCEVQVGVNVSVQSPKFSFRQQGHTDSEWCNGVLYGEIAFCVLCVCLLTLLICHCLRHQHKESEPSATEVSPTLNSCRDVSSDTTYALVIKKQPKTEMTKTEEQTEEQSGRQTGVQRSEIQM; translated from the exons ATGTTCCATTCCGAATGGGAACTCGACTTTGCAATTATAGCGCGTGAAGGCGAGCCTGAACTAGGCGTGCAAGCACGTTCCTTATCTGTAAGCGGTCAGTCATCAGGTGAAATCAGACCACTCTGTTCTGCAGACATGCCACATGttctctgtctcctgctcttCGTGCTGTCCTGCA CCAATTCTGTGACCTGCTCGCTGATATTCGCCACAACGGGCAAGGACGTCACACTCCGCTGCCAGTGTTCCAAGAACCGGAACTGTCACGAGGAGGTTATCCGCTGGGTTCGAATGGACTCGAATGAATCACTGCAAATTATCGATAATAAATGTGAGCAATCGCACTGCCGATTCGCCAGCAAAACATTAAATGGCACTCACGTTGTACTCCTGACGATTGCTCAGGTTGAACCAGGGGATTCTGGTCGATATTACTGCGTAGAGCACTACAAACGCGACATCCAATTTAACGACAACGGAACCCTTTTAATGGTCGGAG ATGTCTGGACAGACAGCAGTGAAGTAGATTTGCTGAATGAATGGACGGGTGAGGGTGGAAGCCCAGAGCTGGATTGGAGTGAAGCTCAAACACCAAACAGTAGTCAAGAGTTTATATCTAAATGGAGGTATGAGACTAAAGAGAGTGCCCTTCTGGATGTACGGCACACTGAGTTGCGCTGTGTAGTGACCAGACTCAGTGCCCCCTGGGTAAATATCTACTGGCAGTCGACCCGCGAATCATGGGAAAAAACTGGCCAGACCTGGTCTTTGACAGACACCGAGAGAGG GTACAGGGTAGAGAGCCAGTTGCGAATTGGACTAAAAGTGAAGTCTGACtgggaggatgaggatgaggatgagtaTGAGTACGAGCACGAGTACGGGTACCCAGATTATATACTTAAGGAGATGGATTTTGATAAGATGGTGGAAATGGATGAAGAATTGTGGTGTGAGGTCCAGGTTGGGGTGAATGTCTCTGTTCAGAGCCCAAAGTTTTCATTCCGTCAGCAAGGCCATACTGACTCTG AATGGTGCAATGGAGTCCTATATGGTGAAATAGCCttttgtgtgctctgtgtgtgccttCTCACCCTGCTCATCTGTCACTGTCTCCGCCACCAGCACAAAG AATCAGAACCATCAGCGACAGAAGTGTCACCAACACTGAACTCTTGT AGAGATGTGTCCTCGGACACCACATATGCTCTGGTTATCAAGAAACAACCCAAGACAGAGATGACAAAGACAGAAGAGCAGACAGAAGAACAGTCAGGAAGACAGACTGGTGTACAGCGAAGTGAGATACAAATGTGA
- the LOC135233399 gene encoding uncharacterized protein LOC135233399 isoform X7: MFHSEWELDFAIIAREGEPELGVQARSLSVSGQSSGEIRPLCSADMPHVLCLLLFVLSCTNSVTCSLIFATTGKDVTLRCQCSKNRNCHEEVIRWVRMDSNESLQIIDNKCEQSHCRFASKTLNGTHVVLLTIAQVEPGDSGRYYCVEHYKRDIQFNDNGTLLMVGDVWTDSSEVDLLNEWTGEGGSPELDWSEAQTPNSSQEFISKWRYETKESALLDVRHTELRCVVTRLSAPWVNIYWQSTRESWEKTGQTWSLTDTERGYRVESQLRIGLKVKSDWEDEDEDEYEYEHEYGYPDYILKEMDFDKMVEMDEELWCEVQVGVNVSVQSPKFSFRQQGHTDSEWCNGVLYGEIAFCVLCVCLLTLLICHCLRHQHKERCVLGHHICSGYQETTQDRDDKDRRADRRTVRKTDWCTAK; the protein is encoded by the exons ATGTTCCATTCCGAATGGGAACTCGACTTTGCAATTATAGCGCGTGAAGGCGAGCCTGAACTAGGCGTGCAAGCACGTTCCTTATCTGTAAGCGGTCAGTCATCAGGTGAAATCAGACCACTCTGTTCTGCAGACATGCCACATGttctctgtctcctgctcttCGTGCTGTCCTGCA CCAATTCTGTGACCTGCTCGCTGATATTCGCCACAACGGGCAAGGACGTCACACTCCGCTGCCAGTGTTCCAAGAACCGGAACTGTCACGAGGAGGTTATCCGCTGGGTTCGAATGGACTCGAATGAATCACTGCAAATTATCGATAATAAATGTGAGCAATCGCACTGCCGATTCGCCAGCAAAACATTAAATGGCACTCACGTTGTACTCCTGACGATTGCTCAGGTTGAACCAGGGGATTCTGGTCGATATTACTGCGTAGAGCACTACAAACGCGACATCCAATTTAACGACAACGGAACCCTTTTAATGGTCGGAG ATGTCTGGACAGACAGCAGTGAAGTAGATTTGCTGAATGAATGGACGGGTGAGGGTGGAAGCCCAGAGCTGGATTGGAGTGAAGCTCAAACACCAAACAGTAGTCAAGAGTTTATATCTAAATGGAGGTATGAGACTAAAGAGAGTGCCCTTCTGGATGTACGGCACACTGAGTTGCGCTGTGTAGTGACCAGACTCAGTGCCCCCTGGGTAAATATCTACTGGCAGTCGACCCGCGAATCATGGGAAAAAACTGGCCAGACCTGGTCTTTGACAGACACCGAGAGAGG GTACAGGGTAGAGAGCCAGTTGCGAATTGGACTAAAAGTGAAGTCTGACtgggaggatgaggatgaggatgagtaTGAGTACGAGCACGAGTACGGGTACCCAGATTATATACTTAAGGAGATGGATTTTGATAAGATGGTGGAAATGGATGAAGAATTGTGGTGTGAGGTCCAGGTTGGGGTGAATGTCTCTGTTCAGAGCCCAAAGTTTTCATTCCGTCAGCAAGGCCATACTGACTCTG AATGGTGCAATGGAGTCCTATATGGTGAAATAGCCttttgtgtgctctgtgtgtgccttCTCACCCTGCTCATCTGTCACTGTCTCCGCCACCAGCACAAAG AGAGATGTGTCCTCGGACACCACATATGCTCTGGTTATCAAGAAACAACCCAAGACAGAGATGACAAAGACAGAAGAGCAGACAGAAGAACAGTCAGGAAGACAGACTGGTGTACAGCGAAGTGA
- the LOC135233399 gene encoding uncharacterized protein LOC135233399 isoform X9, whose translation MFHSEWELDFAIIAREGEPELGVQARSLSVSGQSSGEIRPLCSADMPHVLCLLLFVLSCTNSVTCSLIFATTGKDVTLRCQCSKNRNCHEEVIRWVRMDSNESLQIIDNKCEQSHCRFASKTLNGTHVVLLTIAQVEPGDSGRYYCVEHYKRDIQFNDNGTLLMVGDVWTDSSEVDLLNEWTGEGGSPELDWSEAQTPNSSQEFISKWRYETKESALLDVRHTELRCVVTRLSAPWVNIYWQSTRESWEKTGQTWSLTDTERGYRVESQLRIGLKVKSDWEDEDEDEYEYEHEYGYPDYILKEMDFDKMVEMDEELWCEVQVGVNVSVQSPKFSFRQQGHTDSESEPSATEVSPTLNSCRDVSSDTTYALVIKKQPKTEMTKTEEQTEEQSGRQTGVQRSEIQM comes from the exons ATGTTCCATTCCGAATGGGAACTCGACTTTGCAATTATAGCGCGTGAAGGCGAGCCTGAACTAGGCGTGCAAGCACGTTCCTTATCTGTAAGCGGTCAGTCATCAGGTGAAATCAGACCACTCTGTTCTGCAGACATGCCACATGttctctgtctcctgctcttCGTGCTGTCCTGCA CCAATTCTGTGACCTGCTCGCTGATATTCGCCACAACGGGCAAGGACGTCACACTCCGCTGCCAGTGTTCCAAGAACCGGAACTGTCACGAGGAGGTTATCCGCTGGGTTCGAATGGACTCGAATGAATCACTGCAAATTATCGATAATAAATGTGAGCAATCGCACTGCCGATTCGCCAGCAAAACATTAAATGGCACTCACGTTGTACTCCTGACGATTGCTCAGGTTGAACCAGGGGATTCTGGTCGATATTACTGCGTAGAGCACTACAAACGCGACATCCAATTTAACGACAACGGAACCCTTTTAATGGTCGGAG ATGTCTGGACAGACAGCAGTGAAGTAGATTTGCTGAATGAATGGACGGGTGAGGGTGGAAGCCCAGAGCTGGATTGGAGTGAAGCTCAAACACCAAACAGTAGTCAAGAGTTTATATCTAAATGGAGGTATGAGACTAAAGAGAGTGCCCTTCTGGATGTACGGCACACTGAGTTGCGCTGTGTAGTGACCAGACTCAGTGCCCCCTGGGTAAATATCTACTGGCAGTCGACCCGCGAATCATGGGAAAAAACTGGCCAGACCTGGTCTTTGACAGACACCGAGAGAGG GTACAGGGTAGAGAGCCAGTTGCGAATTGGACTAAAAGTGAAGTCTGACtgggaggatgaggatgaggatgagtaTGAGTACGAGCACGAGTACGGGTACCCAGATTATATACTTAAGGAGATGGATTTTGATAAGATGGTGGAAATGGATGAAGAATTGTGGTGTGAGGTCCAGGTTGGGGTGAATGTCTCTGTTCAGAGCCCAAAGTTTTCATTCCGTCAGCAAGGCCATACTGACTCTG AATCAGAACCATCAGCGACAGAAGTGTCACCAACACTGAACTCTTGT AGAGATGTGTCCTCGGACACCACATATGCTCTGGTTATCAAGAAACAACCCAAGACAGAGATGACAAAGACAGAAGAGCAGACAGAAGAACAGTCAGGAAGACAGACTGGTGTACAGCGAAGTGAGATACAAATGTGA
- the LOC135233486 gene encoding uncharacterized protein LOC135233486, with product MLSLFIVLLIILKYQTAEGLVNPAPIVFKDIGQNVTIHSRDKEITIYDTSVSWYRLRPSGKMEQVTNFYPYKLKDGRYRGGLRVDSKDAHLTVSNATIGDSGRSFAAVFSENNLKLGSSTVVAVIDPKSLPAMRVFLGRTGTILCELKGGGPHWSDPQWETDDAKDGLTLSEAKAKTFVDEHGAFIQSSILSLKDRICGLNCVCRHSTGVIIRTQLMQDNATSVQGSVPASGKDQCQLLLYLSPLAVVLLLVTVTASGLWACRRRKQSPIAQGMDSTDRI from the exons ATGCTTTCTTTATTCATAGTTTTGCTGATTATCCTCAAGTACC AAACTGCTGAAGGTTTGGTTAACCCTGCTCCTATAGTGTTCAAGGACATAGGGCAAAATGTGACCATCCACAGCCGTGACAAAGAAATAACGATTTATGACACATCCGTCAGCTGGTACCGTCTGAGACCGAGTGGAAAGATGGAGCAAGTAACTAATTTCTACCCTTACAAGTTAAAGGACGGTCGTTACAGGGGAGGGCTTCGCGTGGACTCTAAGGATGCGCATCTAACCGTCTCCAATGCAACAATCGGCGACTCCGGACGCAGCTTCGCCGCggtgttttctgaaaataactTAAAACTGGGTTCCTCCACAGTTGTAGCCGTAATAG aTCCCAAGAGCCTCCCTGCAATGCGCGTCTTCCTCGGTCGCACAGGAACCATTCTATGTGAATTGAAAGGCGGGGGTCCACACTGGAGTGATCCTCAGTGGGAAACAGATGATGCCAAAGACGGGCTGACGTTGTCGGAGGCCAAAGCTAAAACTTTTGTAGATGAGCACGGCGCATTCATACAGTCCTCCATCCTCTCTTTGAAAGACAGGATCTGTGGTTTGAACTGTGTCTGTAGGCACAGCACTGGAGTCATTATTCGAACCCAGCTCATGCAAGAta ACGCTACTTCAGTGCAAGGATCAGTGCCAGCTTCAGGCAAGGATCAGTGCCAGCTGCTGCTGTACCTGTCTCCCCTGgctgtggtgctgctgctggtgacTGTTACAGCCAGTGGGCTGTGGGCCTGTAGACGGAGGAAGCAGAGCCCTATAGCACAG ggaATGGACAGCACTGACAGGATCTAA